A window of the Bdellovibrio sp. ZAP7 genome harbors these coding sequences:
- a CDS encoding iron-sulfur cluster assembly accessory protein: MINISPEAATKLAALKKDDGKDEAAFLRVEVKKGGCSGLSYKMDFDTTPRDGDKIFESNGQKIAVDANSMLYILGMTLDFSGGLNGKGFVFNNPNATKHCGCGSSFNV; the protein is encoded by the coding sequence ATGATTAACATTTCCCCAGAAGCGGCAACGAAACTAGCGGCTCTTAAAAAAGATGATGGCAAAGACGAAGCTGCATTTTTGCGCGTGGAAGTGAAAAAAGGGGGTTGCTCAGGCCTCTCTTATAAAATGGATTTCGATACAACTCCTCGTGATGGTGACAAGATCTTTGAATCCAACGGCCAAAAAATCGCTGTGGATGCGAACTCCATGTTGTACATCTTGGGTATGACTTTGGATTTTTCTGGGGGTTTGAATGGCAAAGGTTTTGTCTTCAACAACCCCAACGCCACGAAACACTGTGGTTGCGGTTCCAGCTTTAACGTTTAA
- a CDS encoding response regulator, translating into MKNLTALIVDSSPSYTNLITAALLEIGLLQENIFTTKRYVGAVEFLTDTKPQLLITEFQVDAKFGLELVTMHTANSPNNISIIMTHNNSSSSIAEAAEELVDDYIVKPFQSGMLANRLRQLIDRKLNPSDYIKAIREGKQALLDGQLKDAEHKFSVALQHQEKPTLAHYYLGYTKFKETEYQFATDEFAKGLTLQPLHYRCLTGKFDTFYEQKDFANAYTVANTIIENYPIGPKRLGQLFISAVFSGKLDEVPHYFQLFAQLDHKTPELRHVFSAALFTAGRSNLNNKALTKAVECFELGVQVVGADSEYISKIVKVLLRGDAQAVNQAARFLQQFPSSKVGSKEYENLYFLFNCKTLPLSKVIDQGRKMAAQNRMDAESYETFIRLLISDNKTVLAEDISERYQRAFPNQTPSREKA; encoded by the coding sequence ATGAAAAATCTGACAGCACTTATCGTCGACAGCTCTCCGTCGTATACCAATCTTATTACTGCGGCACTTCTAGAGATCGGCTTGCTTCAAGAAAATATTTTTACAACGAAACGTTATGTCGGCGCTGTGGAATTTCTCACGGATACCAAGCCGCAACTTTTGATCACAGAATTTCAAGTCGATGCCAAATTTGGTTTGGAACTTGTGACCATGCATACGGCAAACAGTCCTAATAATATTTCGATCATCATGACTCACAATAACTCCAGCTCTTCCATTGCGGAAGCTGCAGAAGAACTAGTCGACGACTATATCGTAAAGCCTTTCCAAAGCGGCATGCTCGCAAATCGCCTGCGCCAACTGATTGATCGCAAGTTGAATCCCAGCGATTACATCAAAGCGATTCGCGAAGGCAAACAGGCTCTTTTGGATGGCCAATTGAAAGACGCTGAACACAAGTTCTCGGTAGCCCTACAACATCAGGAAAAGCCCACACTTGCACACTATTATCTGGGTTATACGAAATTCAAAGAAACCGAATATCAGTTCGCCACGGATGAGTTTGCGAAGGGCTTAACTTTGCAACCACTTCACTATCGTTGCTTAACCGGTAAATTCGATACTTTCTATGAGCAAAAAGATTTCGCCAACGCCTATACGGTGGCGAATACCATCATTGAAAACTATCCGATCGGACCTAAGCGTTTGGGACAGCTTTTCATTTCTGCTGTTTTCTCGGGGAAGTTGGATGAAGTGCCTCACTACTTCCAACTTTTTGCGCAGCTGGATCATAAAACTCCAGAACTTCGCCATGTTTTTTCAGCTGCACTGTTCACTGCCGGTCGCTCGAACTTAAATAACAAAGCCCTTACCAAAGCGGTGGAGTGTTTTGAATTGGGTGTTCAGGTAGTGGGAGCGGATTCTGAATATATCAGTAAAATTGTGAAGGTCTTATTGCGTGGAGATGCTCAGGCTGTCAATCAGGCGGCACGCTTTTTACAGCAGTTTCCTTCCAGCAAAGTAGGCAGTAAAGAATATGAAAATCTTTACTTCCTGTTTAACTGTAAAACATTGCCGCTTTCCAAAGTTATCGATCAGGGTCGCAAGATGGCAGCACAAAATCGTATGGATGCTGAATCCTATGAAACATTCATTCGTCTGTTGATCAGCGACAATAAAACCGTCTTGGCAGAGGATATTTCCGAAAGATATCAGCGGGCATTTCCGAATCAAACGCCATCTCGCGAGAAGGCTTAA
- a CDS encoding alpha/beta fold hydrolase produces the protein MSHKITFRERGQGPILILLHGYGGSVHHWETVASQLESQYRVIIPNLSHVYMSSDKLLFTVQVEVLARFIQEHFPNERVHLAGLSYGGALSWGLATQHPHLVHKMALINPMVTDPVKNFLPKELRFFFSIPLSLKSIYLMLSTPMGASFLKRAAQIFRDERSEGAVSVEHLKGRKLQFVAHMIHHFSWILRSEDWQFWNKKLFKYRGDCRLIFDESDLLFNQDAYKKFAQHLGCEDMIVLQGAGHLAIKSQPEVVAQHLGEFLHVAAPFERAAK, from the coding sequence ATGTCTCACAAGATTACTTTCAGAGAACGCGGGCAAGGGCCTATCCTTATTCTTCTTCATGGTTATGGAGGAAGCGTTCATCATTGGGAGACGGTGGCCTCTCAACTGGAATCTCAATATCGCGTAATCATCCCAAATTTAAGTCATGTCTATATGAGCAGTGATAAGCTGCTTTTCACCGTACAGGTGGAAGTACTGGCGCGATTCATTCAGGAGCATTTCCCGAATGAGCGCGTGCATCTGGCTGGTTTAAGTTACGGGGGCGCTTTAAGCTGGGGACTGGCTACTCAGCATCCGCACTTGGTGCATAAGATGGCTTTGATCAATCCTATGGTCACAGATCCGGTGAAAAACTTTTTGCCTAAAGAGCTAAGATTTTTTTTCTCGATTCCTTTGAGTCTGAAAAGTATCTATCTGATGCTTTCCACACCTATGGGAGCGAGTTTCCTAAAACGAGCCGCACAGATTTTCAGAGACGAAAGATCCGAAGGGGCTGTGTCTGTCGAGCACCTCAAAGGACGTAAGCTGCAATTTGTAGCTCACATGATTCATCATTTCTCCTGGATCCTGCGCTCTGAGGACTGGCAGTTTTGGAATAAGAAACTTTTCAAGTATCGCGGGGACTGCCGTTTAATTTTTGACGAAAGTGATCTGCTGTTTAATCAAGATGCTTACAAAAAGTTCGCTCAGCATTTGGGTTGTGAAGACATGATTGTTTTGCAAGGGGCAGGGCACTTGGCGATTAAATCTCAACCGGAAGTCGTTGCTCAGCATTTAGGTGAATTCTTGCATGTCGCAGCTCCCTTTGAAAGAGCCGCGAAATAG
- a CDS encoding 2Fe-2S iron-sulfur cluster-binding protein, producing MKIKFLPQNIEVEGTPDKSLLQIATENHLEIRSICKGVPSCAECRVRIKEGDNNVLPPGKAELSLIGTSYFIDGRRLSCQVRCFGDVTVDLTEQVERAENQTKKIRGFRTSKQMESKAVNDTMLLDAKVEEAAANAQNVSASAGGDLAAEKSQEEAQAPQQAKQQQPNQQRQQNRPQQNQNQQKQKQHQHQKQGGGQQQKGQQQAKQGGGQNQPKQQHNQQKPKQGGGQNQNQNRQHNQAKQNPNQGQQQSRPQNQNQQKQQNQQQANKPKPQ from the coding sequence ATGAAAATTAAATTTCTTCCGCAAAATATTGAAGTCGAAGGTACTCCAGATAAGTCCCTTTTGCAGATTGCGACGGAAAATCATCTTGAGATCCGCTCTATCTGTAAGGGTGTTCCGAGCTGTGCGGAATGCCGTGTGCGTATCAAAGAGGGCGACAACAATGTGCTGCCGCCGGGTAAAGCGGAATTGAGCCTGATCGGAACCAGCTACTTTATCGACGGCCGTCGTTTAAGCTGCCAGGTTCGTTGCTTCGGTGACGTAACTGTGGATTTGACGGAACAAGTTGAGCGCGCAGAAAATCAAACTAAGAAAATCAGAGGCTTCCGTACCAGCAAACAAATGGAATCCAAAGCAGTGAACGACACGATGTTGTTGGATGCAAAAGTGGAAGAGGCCGCCGCGAATGCGCAAAATGTTTCTGCTTCCGCAGGTGGCGACTTAGCAGCTGAAAAATCGCAAGAAGAGGCGCAAGCTCCGCAACAGGCGAAACAACAGCAACCTAATCAACAACGTCAGCAGAATCGCCCGCAACAAAATCAGAACCAACAAAAACAAAAGCAACACCAACACCAAAAACAAGGTGGTGGTCAGCAGCAAAAGGGTCAACAGCAGGCGAAACAGGGTGGTGGTCAAAACCAACCTAAGCAGCAGCACAATCAGCAAAAGCCAAAACAAGGTGGCGGTCAGAACCAAAATCAGAACCGCCAACACAATCAGGCAAAGCAGAATCCTAATCAAGGACAGCAGCAATCTCGCCCGCAAAATCAGAATCAGCAAAAGCAGCAAAACCAACAGCAAGCGAACAAACCCAAACCTCAGTAG
- the tyrS gene encoding tyrosine--tRNA ligase — MSFLDPKEQLERIKFGVAEFINDEEMLKKLKRSKETNTPLRIKLGADPTRPDIHIGHTVVINKLKTFQDLGHHIIFLIGDFTATIGDPTGKSSTRPVLSRDEIEENGRTYAKQIFKILDPNKTEIVYNSSWIGKMTPGEFIKMAAQYTVAQMLERDDFTKRYRAGTPIAIHEFLYPLTQGYDSVALKADVELGGTDQKFNLLVGRSMQSAYGQEPQCILTMPILEGVDGVNKMSKSLDNYISVVDTPKDMFGKTMKISDDLMYRWYELLTDITAAELEQLRQDVASKKKHPRTVKVELAKFIIKRFHSAEAAQAAEDEFNRIFVDKGLPDDIPTVEISKNDIPAEGLGVAQLLVKLNFAASNSEGNRMVQGGAVQIDGQKVTDGKMKLQPAMIDGKVVKGSKTKFAKVKLV; from the coding sequence ATGAGTTTTTTGGATCCTAAAGAACAGTTAGAGAGAATTAAATTCGGCGTTGCTGAGTTTATTAATGACGAAGAGATGCTTAAGAAATTGAAGCGCTCTAAGGAAACGAACACTCCGCTTCGTATCAAGCTGGGGGCGGATCCGACTCGTCCAGATATTCATATCGGTCATACTGTTGTTATCAATAAACTTAAAACGTTCCAGGATCTGGGCCATCATATTATTTTCTTGATTGGTGATTTCACGGCGACGATTGGTGACCCGACAGGGAAGAGCTCAACTCGTCCGGTTCTTTCACGTGACGAGATCGAGGAAAACGGTCGTACGTATGCGAAGCAGATCTTTAAAATCCTAGATCCGAACAAAACCGAAATCGTGTACAACTCGTCTTGGATTGGCAAGATGACCCCGGGGGAGTTCATAAAAATGGCGGCACAATATACTGTGGCGCAAATGCTTGAGCGTGACGATTTTACGAAGCGTTATCGCGCTGGCACTCCGATTGCGATTCATGAGTTCTTGTATCCATTGACTCAAGGTTATGACTCTGTGGCTTTGAAAGCTGACGTGGAGCTGGGGGGTACGGATCAAAAGTTCAATCTTTTGGTCGGTCGCTCGATGCAATCTGCTTATGGCCAAGAACCACAATGTATCCTGACTATGCCGATCCTGGAAGGGGTTGATGGCGTTAACAAAATGTCCAAGTCTTTGGATAACTATATATCTGTAGTCGATACTCCGAAAGACATGTTCGGTAAGACGATGAAGATTTCAGATGATCTGATGTACCGTTGGTATGAACTACTGACGGACATTACGGCTGCGGAACTTGAACAGTTAAGACAAGATGTTGCCAGCAAAAAGAAACATCCACGCACTGTGAAAGTGGAGTTGGCAAAATTCATCATCAAACGTTTCCACTCGGCTGAGGCAGCTCAGGCCGCGGAAGACGAATTCAACCGTATCTTTGTCGACAAGGGTTTGCCTGACGATATTCCAACGGTTGAGATCAGCAAAAATGATATTCCGGCTGAGGGCCTAGGCGTCGCTCAGTTGTTAGTTAAGTTGAACTTTGCGGCCTCGAACAGTGAAGGCAATCGTATGGTTCAAGGTGGCGCCGTGCAAATCGACGGTCAAAAAGTCACCGATGGTAAAATGAAACTGCAGCCGGCAATGATCGACGGCAAAGTCGTGAAGGGCAGCAAGACTAAATTCGCGAAAGTGAAATTGGTCTAA
- the rny gene encoding ribonuclease Y: MEILITAIICLILGGVAVFMVKRIQDNNSKKSARVEAERIVNKAKSEAAKLKKDAETRAKDFEGRARKNVEADIHKQNSTLKNKEAQLDRRLKEIEQQFKQKMEENERYLNTMKDREEKIAISENRIKELEKKGESQIGELKQKLESVAGMSQDEAKRQLLAAIEDEAKIEASKKITQIEEQAQKESEVKAKRILATALSRFASEFTSERTVSVLALPNDEMKGKIIGREGRNIRTLEAHCGVDLIVDDTPEAVVISGFDPVRRELARRTIEKLMEDGRVHPARIEEVVEKQRNELMKAIKEEGERHVLELGIPNMHPELIKIIGGLKYRNYQGQNALNQALEVANIAGLLAGELGVSVKLARRAGLLHNIGKAIDHTAEGSYALVGAEAAKKYSESEDVCHAIRAHDEEEKPHSILAWIVHAAYILSSARPGARRPQMDSFIHRLEDLESIGNSFDGVLKTLALQAGKDVRVLVESAKVTDDQAVMLSRDIARKIEREVPQAGQIKVTVVRETRSVEHAR, from the coding sequence ATGGAAATTTTAATCACAGCCATTATCTGTTTAATTTTGGGCGGTGTCGCTGTTTTCATGGTGAAACGCATTCAGGACAATAACAGCAAAAAATCTGCACGCGTTGAGGCAGAGCGAATCGTTAACAAAGCCAAGTCTGAAGCAGCGAAACTAAAAAAAGACGCTGAGACTCGTGCGAAGGATTTTGAAGGTCGCGCCCGTAAGAATGTGGAAGCTGACATTCATAAGCAAAATTCCACGTTGAAAAACAAAGAAGCTCAATTGGATCGCCGTTTGAAAGAAATCGAACAGCAATTCAAACAAAAAATGGAAGAAAATGAGCGTTATTTGAACACGATGAAAGACCGCGAAGAAAAAATCGCGATCTCTGAAAACCGTATCAAAGAACTTGAGAAAAAAGGCGAATCTCAAATTGGCGAACTAAAACAGAAATTGGAATCCGTTGCGGGTATGTCCCAGGACGAAGCTAAACGTCAATTGTTGGCTGCCATTGAAGACGAAGCGAAAATCGAAGCTTCTAAAAAAATCACCCAAATCGAAGAGCAAGCTCAAAAAGAATCTGAAGTTAAAGCAAAGCGTATCTTGGCAACAGCGTTGTCGCGTTTTGCATCGGAGTTCACTTCCGAAAGAACTGTCAGCGTTTTGGCACTTCCCAACGACGAGATGAAAGGTAAAATCATCGGTCGTGAAGGACGTAACATCAGAACTTTGGAAGCTCACTGTGGTGTGGACTTAATCGTCGACGATACTCCGGAAGCCGTGGTTATCTCTGGTTTCGATCCAGTTCGCCGTGAGCTAGCTCGCAGAACGATCGAGAAATTGATGGAAGACGGCCGTGTGCATCCAGCGCGTATTGAAGAAGTCGTTGAAAAACAACGTAACGAATTGATGAAAGCCATCAAAGAAGAGGGTGAGCGCCACGTGTTGGAGCTGGGTATTCCCAACATGCACCCAGAATTGATTAAAATCATTGGCGGTTTGAAATACCGTAATTACCAAGGTCAAAATGCTTTGAACCAAGCACTTGAAGTTGCCAACATCGCGGGCTTGCTTGCAGGAGAGTTGGGCGTGAGTGTGAAACTCGCACGACGTGCGGGTCTTTTGCACAATATCGGTAAAGCTATCGATCACACTGCAGAAGGCAGCTATGCACTTGTTGGTGCGGAAGCCGCTAAAAAATATTCTGAATCTGAAGACGTATGTCACGCGATCCGCGCTCATGATGAAGAGGAAAAACCTCATTCTATCCTGGCTTGGATTGTTCACGCGGCTTACATCTTGTCTAGCGCGCGCCCTGGTGCTCGTCGTCCGCAGATGGATTCCTTTATCCACCGTTTGGAAGACCTTGAATCCATCGGTAACAGCTTTGATGGCGTCTTGAAAACTTTGGCTCTTCAAGCCGGTAAAGACGTTCGCGTCTTGGTTGAATCTGCAAAAGTAACTGATGACCAGGCCGTGATGTTATCTCGCGATATCGCTCGTAAGATCGAACGCGAAGTTCCTCAGGCTGGCCAAATCAAAGTGACAGTTGTTCGTGAGACTCGCAGTGTGGAGCACGCAAGATAA
- a CDS encoding 5-formyltetrahydrofolate cyclo-ligase, protein MPSWSSKQECRSFYKSLCAQEFAQGLVQNQQQLNVFLQDFMSKQNGCWGAYRALAQEASVDEIFQIHDIDWAFPRTKGNELEFCFASGFSQGAFGVLEPDPNSAIIDLNGIHGLLIPGLVFNKNGNRLGKGKGFYDKTLAHFKGIKVGVCFDFQISEQTLPMEAHDEKMDYIITESGLIVCQQYELH, encoded by the coding sequence ATGCCCTCTTGGAGCTCTAAACAGGAATGTCGTTCCTTTTATAAATCTCTTTGCGCCCAAGAGTTTGCGCAAGGTCTTGTTCAAAACCAGCAGCAGTTGAATGTATTTCTGCAGGACTTTATGTCTAAGCAGAACGGATGTTGGGGTGCCTATCGCGCCCTCGCTCAAGAAGCCAGCGTGGATGAGATTTTTCAAATCCACGATATCGACTGGGCGTTTCCCCGTACAAAAGGAAACGAACTTGAGTTTTGTTTTGCATCAGGTTTCAGCCAGGGCGCCTTTGGCGTTTTGGAGCCTGATCCCAACTCCGCTATCATAGATCTCAATGGCATTCACGGCCTGCTGATTCCCGGATTAGTTTTTAATAAGAATGGCAACCGCCTTGGTAAGGGCAAAGGTTTTTATGACAAAACCCTTGCTCACTTTAAAGGAATCAAGGTGGGGGTTTGTTTTGATTTTCAAATTTCAGAACAGACACTACCCATGGAAGCCCACGACGAAAAGATGGATTACATCATCACGGAGTCGGGTTTGATCGTTTGCCAGCAGTACGAGCTTCACTAG
- a CDS encoding cell division protein ZapA, translating into MTAEKKNFNFLIAGVPYKLRSSHDDATVQELVDFVNNKMNQAMAVTKNGSFQNAAVLTAMNLAEELILLKRKAQRELDKLEEKTMQLSLELENSKNNKVLNN; encoded by the coding sequence GTGACTGCTGAGAAAAAGAACTTTAATTTCCTCATTGCAGGAGTCCCGTACAAACTTAGATCCTCACACGACGATGCCACAGTTCAGGAACTCGTCGACTTTGTTAATAACAAAATGAATCAAGCAATGGCCGTTACGAAAAACGGTTCCTTCCAGAATGCCGCTGTGTTGACAGCGATGAATCTCGCGGAAGAACTCATCCTTTTGAAAAGAAAAGCGCAGCGTGAACTCGATAAGCTCGAGGAAAAAACGATGCAGCTATCTTTGGAACTTGAAAACTCCAAGAACAACAAGGTTTTGAACAACTAA
- a CDS encoding murein L,D-transpeptidase, producing MKMKDFISSNEVLLIIIGIFLLFPLFSNAQALVPDAQSSQMTRLIQDAVSNPAAANYQVLLNTKKLNEFYSFVKIDKDTKQRMNEPYQPVWIDMNSLQPNAKGVALRKLLQEAPAHGLWDVYWAHVWDPIFEGSNVSVQELAELDVKMSEAYLRYAHHIYKGRFNPKEFDPNIEMAQVEMKDFMLRLKLVARGPAKLLIEETEKLHPVIPEYRHLKLALANLRGLANKSWKVIKPAGKELSKGIQDAAVADVKERLSQLGYRISNQSPVFDDELDKNLRAFQLNSGLKVDGKIGANFSKVLNHLNVPLEQRIKQIELNMERYRWIPRKMDTRYIFVNVAMTKFNLRDDSLWSEKEKKWAPEAVKLQFRTINGRDVRKTPLMIRRISRVEFNPTWTVPSSIAIKDKLPILQKDPTYLDKHKMYLLQAEYKNGKIVNYVPAQNPDWTKITEVDLQSARYIIVQKQGYDNALGVVKFPLDGNSFSIYLHDTNERDLFNDENRHASSGCVRLQRPLDLAAYLLKDKPGYSMDEILKIVPSQTESESRATKVVSLAKPITVYLHYLTVFAKSNGEVGFADDDYGQDPILLDALNSPANNSSF from the coding sequence ATGAAAATGAAAGATTTTATCAGCAGCAACGAAGTCCTACTGATCATCATCGGCATCTTTTTGCTGTTTCCGTTGTTCAGTAATGCACAAGCGCTGGTGCCTGACGCTCAATCCTCACAGATGACCCGATTGATTCAGGATGCTGTCAGCAATCCGGCAGCCGCGAACTATCAGGTTTTGTTGAATACAAAGAAATTGAATGAGTTTTATAGTTTCGTAAAAATTGACAAAGACACCAAGCAAAGAATGAATGAGCCTTATCAGCCGGTGTGGATCGATATGAATTCGCTTCAGCCTAATGCTAAGGGTGTGGCTCTTAGAAAATTGCTACAGGAAGCGCCTGCTCATGGTCTTTGGGATGTCTATTGGGCTCATGTCTGGGACCCGATTTTTGAGGGTAGCAATGTGAGCGTGCAGGAGTTGGCTGAGCTTGATGTTAAAATGTCGGAGGCTTATTTAAGATATGCCCATCACATCTACAAAGGCAGATTTAACCCAAAGGAATTTGATCCAAATATCGAAATGGCCCAAGTTGAAATGAAGGACTTTATGTTGCGATTGAAATTGGTCGCCAGAGGTCCCGCAAAACTGCTCATTGAAGAAACTGAGAAACTTCACCCAGTTATTCCCGAATATCGACATTTGAAATTGGCGTTGGCAAATCTTCGAGGTCTTGCAAATAAATCCTGGAAGGTCATCAAGCCTGCGGGGAAAGAGCTTTCAAAAGGGATTCAGGACGCTGCCGTTGCTGATGTTAAGGAAAGATTGAGTCAACTGGGTTACCGTATTTCGAATCAGTCCCCGGTGTTTGATGATGAGCTTGATAAAAACCTTAGAGCGTTTCAATTGAACAGCGGTTTGAAAGTCGATGGAAAAATCGGCGCGAACTTTTCGAAGGTGTTGAATCACTTAAATGTGCCACTGGAGCAAAGAATCAAACAGATTGAACTGAATATGGAAAGATACCGCTGGATTCCACGCAAAATGGATACACGTTATATTTTCGTGAATGTCGCCATGACAAAGTTCAATTTACGCGATGATAGTCTTTGGTCAGAAAAAGAGAAAAAATGGGCTCCGGAAGCCGTGAAATTGCAATTCAGGACAATCAATGGCCGTGATGTTAGAAAAACTCCTTTAATGATTCGTAGAATCTCTCGTGTCGAGTTTAATCCGACCTGGACGGTGCCTTCATCGATCGCTATCAAGGATAAGCTTCCGATTCTTCAAAAGGATCCGACTTACCTGGATAAGCACAAAATGTATTTGCTGCAGGCAGAATACAAGAACGGTAAAATCGTAAATTACGTCCCTGCTCAAAATCCTGATTGGACTAAAATTACCGAAGTGGACTTGCAAAGTGCCCGCTATATTATCGTGCAAAAACAAGGTTACGATAATGCCTTGGGCGTGGTTAAGTTCCCACTGGATGGAAACAGCTTTAGCATTTACCTGCATGATACAAATGAAAGAGATCTATTTAATGATGAGAACCGCCATGCGAGTTCTGGTTGCGTAAGACTGCAAAGACCCTTGGATCTTGCTGCTTACTTACTAAAAGATAAACCTGGATACTCCATGGACGAAATTCTGAAAATCGTACCGTCACAGACAGAGTCTGAGTCTCGCGCAACGAAAGTCGTTTCACTTGCGAAACCGATCACAGTGTATTTGCACTATTTGACTGTTTTCGCCAAGAGTAACGGAGAAGTAGGTTTCGCTGATGATGATTACGGTCAGGATCCCATCTTGCTGGACGCCTTAAACAGCCCGGCGAACAACTCAAGTTTTTAA
- a CDS encoding HNH endonuclease, whose product MNLKFLSEIELDERIKTLAQRERHLLHEVLLTIKEIDSRKTYLELGFGSLFDYLVKGIGYSEGSAQRRIDATRLIREIPAVADKIQSGELKFNQISLVQRAAREILKNQSVKVTAEQKLQVFEDLCGKSHSESQFKVAAFFELPVVQSAQQKVQADESVRVEFTLSKEAFEKIKYAQELLSHAVTTQDLGQFLAYLSEKVIRQKTGFKNQNRKSSTSDGISTATVAARKTPALKNVKQLRHQQQCCQYIDPDTGRRCESKWLPQVDHKQSRWAGGNHQLENLQILCAGHNRLKYRKENGVKYSS is encoded by the coding sequence GTGAATTTGAAGTTTCTTAGTGAGATTGAGCTTGATGAAAGAATTAAAACTTTGGCTCAGCGAGAGCGACATCTTTTGCATGAAGTGCTTTTAACGATTAAAGAAATTGATTCTCGCAAAACTTATTTGGAGCTGGGATTTGGCAGCCTTTTTGACTATTTAGTAAAGGGCATCGGATATTCTGAAGGAAGCGCACAACGCCGCATCGATGCGACCCGCTTGATTCGCGAAATTCCTGCTGTCGCTGACAAGATACAAAGTGGTGAATTGAAATTTAATCAAATTTCCTTGGTGCAAAGAGCTGCGCGCGAAATCTTAAAAAATCAATCCGTCAAAGTCACTGCAGAACAAAAACTTCAGGTATTTGAAGATCTTTGCGGAAAGAGCCATTCGGAATCTCAATTTAAAGTGGCAGCATTTTTTGAATTGCCTGTGGTGCAGTCTGCTCAACAAAAAGTTCAGGCTGATGAAAGTGTTCGAGTTGAGTTTACACTTTCCAAAGAAGCTTTTGAAAAAATCAAATACGCCCAGGAGCTTTTGTCGCATGCGGTGACGACCCAGGATTTGGGTCAGTTTTTGGCATACCTTTCGGAAAAGGTCATCCGTCAGAAAACGGGGTTTAAAAACCAAAACCGGAAAAGCTCTACTTCTGATGGCATTTCTACCGCCACCGTGGCGGCAAGAAAGACACCGGCACTTAAGAATGTAAAGCAATTAAGACATCAGCAGCAGTGCTGCCAATATATTGATCCGGATACTGGCCGACGTTGCGAAAGCAAATGGCTTCCACAAGTCGATCACAAGCAAAGTCGTTGGGCTGGAGGCAATCATCAGTTGGAGAATTTGCAGATACTTTGTGCTGGTCACAATAGGCTCAAATACAGAAAAGAGAACGGTGTCAAATATTCGTCATAG